The Arcanobacterium pinnipediorum genome includes the window GCTAGTGCGGTTGCGGGCCTCAGGATCCCAGGTCGCCGTCGTCATCGATGAATACGGTGGTGTCTCAGGAATCGTCACCCTCGAAGACGTTATTGAAGAAATTGTTGGTGACGTTGCTGATGAGCACGATGGCTCTAACTCTCAGTCGCGGGTTTTGGCTACCGGAGAAACGATTGTTCCGGGATTGATGCGCCCCGATGAGCTTGCTCGAGAATTCCATATTCAGGTTCCCGACGACGGTCCGTGGGAAACGCTAGGTGGCTGGATTATGGCTGGATTAGGCAAGATTCCCGAAGTCGGTGACTATTACAGTGCTGAGGGAGTTACAGCGCGCGTTGAGAAAATGGATGGTCGCCGCGTTGAAACGGTTTGTCTGCGAGTTGACGACGAGGCGGAGGTAGAAGAATGAGTCTTGGACCTTCGTTACTTATCACAGTTGCGCTTCTAGCTATTAATGCGTATTTCGTTGCTGCCGAATTCGCGGTCATGGGTTCGCGGCGCTCGCGAATTGAACCGTTAGCGCACGGTGGCAAGAAAAGCGCGCGCACGGTTCTTTACGCTTTGGAACATGTCACGCTGATGCTTGCTACATGCCAACTCGGGGTAACTATTGCTTCGGTGGCCTTGGGCGCAGTTGCCGAACCTGCGATTGCTCATGCGATTGATGCGCCGTTAGCTCGGCTGGGAATTCCAGAGTCGATGACGCATCCAATAGCTATTGTTATTGCACTGCTTTTGGTGGTCTATGCACATGTGGTTATCGGAGAGATGGTGCCGAAGAATCTTGCGGTGACTAACCCGGAGCGCACTGCGCTTATTCTTGGGCCGCCGCTAGTTTATATTTCGAAGTTCTTTTACCCGATCGTGGCGTCAATGAATTGGGTTGCCAACCATATTATTCGGCTTTTTGGATTCGAACCCAAGAGTGAAGTGGCCTCGGCTTTTACTGCCGATGAGGTTGCTTCGATTGTTGAGGTTTCTAAAGCTGCGGGCGTGCTGGATGCTGATGTTGGTTTGATTTCTTCGGCGATTGAATTTTCCGAACAGACCGCTAGGGAACTGATGATTTCCGAAGCGGAGTTAGAGACTGTTCCTGATTCGTTGACGCCGCAAGAACTAGAAGATCGTGTAGCTCATACGGGTTATTCTCGCTTCCCAGTGGTGGCTTCCAATGGCGTACTTATCGGATATGTCCATGTTAAAGATATTCTCGATATTGCTCCAGATCATCGCACTGAACCGATTCCCGGTTGGAAGATCCGGCGTTTGGTGACCGTTGATCCAGATGATGAGATCGAAACTGCAATGCGCGTCATGCAAAAAGCGGGGGCGCATATGGCTGCAATCAATCTTAAAGATGGCACTCAAGGGGTTATTTTCCTAGAAGATGTGCTTGAAGAGTTAATCGGCGAAGTGCGCGATGCAATGCAGCGCTAACGTGTGGTTGCATTCACCACCGATAAATCTAGCGCGAATGTTATCAAAATG containing:
- a CDS encoding hemolysin family protein — protein: MSLGPSLLITVALLAINAYFVAAEFAVMGSRRSRIEPLAHGGKKSARTVLYALEHVTLMLATCQLGVTIASVALGAVAEPAIAHAIDAPLARLGIPESMTHPIAIVIALLLVVYAHVVIGEMVPKNLAVTNPERTALILGPPLVYISKFFYPIVASMNWVANHIIRLFGFEPKSEVASAFTADEVASIVEVSKAAGVLDADVGLISSAIEFSEQTARELMISEAELETVPDSLTPQELEDRVAHTGYSRFPVVASNGVLIGYVHVKDILDIAPDHRTEPIPGWKIRRLVTVDPDDEIETAMRVMQKAGAHMAAINLKDGTQGVIFLEDVLEELIGEVRDAMQR